The genomic segment CTGCGCCGGGCCCGGGGCGCGGCGGTGCCGGCCGGCGCGGCCCTCACGTTCCGCGATCTGTCGCTGGACCCGCAACGCCACGAGGTCCGGCGCGCGGACCGGCCGGTGGCGTTGTCCCCCACCGAGTTCAAGCTGCTGCACCTGCTCATCACCCGCCCGGGGCAGGTGCTGTCGAAGGCGCAGATCCTCGAGGCGGTCTGGCAGTACGACTTCGGCGGCGACTCGGTGGTCGTCGAACGGTTCATCGCCAACCTGCGCCGCAAGGTCGACGACGGGCACGAGCCGCTGATCCAGACGGTCCGCGGGGTCGGTTACACCCTGCGGGCCCCGGGCCGGTGAGCATCCGGGCCCGGCTGCTGGCCGGCTTCCTCGCGTTGTTCGCCGTGGCCCTCTCCGCCAGCGGCGTCATCACCGCCTGGCTGGTCCACGACTACGTCGTCGAGCGGTCCGTGGACAAGCTGCGCGACGACGAGCGGCGCATCACCGCGCTGGTCGGCTCGGGCCCGCAGACCATCAACGCCGAGCAGTTCGCGACGATGCTCGGCCCGCCGCTGGGCATCATGGGCCAGGACGCGGGCGGGACCATCCTGTTCGCGATCGGGTCCAGCGTGGGCCGGGAGTACGAACTGGCCCGGCTGGCCGGGCGGGCCGGGCCGGGGCAGATCCTGGAGACCGGCGACGACGTGGCGGCCGTCCGGGTCGCCACCCCGGGCATGCGGATGGTCTACGCGGACCGGCCCACCGACGACGTGGCCCAGCTCATCCTGGTCAACGACCCGAACATCGACGGGACGGCCACCGCCGGGTTCGTCCGCGGCCTGGCCCTCGTCGGCCTGGTCGCGGCGCTCGTCTTCACCGCGCTGGCCGTGCTGGTGCTGCGGGTCGGCCTGCGCCCGCTGACCGAGATGGCCGCGTCCGCGGACGCCCTCGCCCGGGGTTCCCGCGGTGAGCGGCTGCCCGTGGCCGACCACCGCGCCGAGACGGCCGTGCTGGCGGCGGCGGTCAACCGGGCCTTCGACGCCCAGGACCGCGCCGAGGACCGGGCCCGCACGTTCGCCGCCGACGCCTCGCACGAGCTGCGGACCCCGGTGGCCACGATCTCGGGCTGGCTCGAGCTCTACCGCCAGGGCGGGCTCGGTGACGACGTCGAACAAGTGGTGACCCGGATCGAGGACGAGGTGGGCCGGATCCGGCTGCTGGTCGACGAGCTGGGCCTGCTGGCCCGGCTGGACGCGGGACGGCCCCTCGACCGCCGGCCGCTCGACCTGGCCGCGCTGGCCGCCGGCGTGGTCGAGGACGCCCGGGTCGTCCACACCGGTCTCGGCATCACGCTGACCGCGCCGCCGGACGGTCTGCCCGCGCTGGGCGACGCCGCCCGCCTGCAGCAGGTGCTGCGCAACCTGGTCGGCAACGCCGTGCGGCACAACCCGCCGGGCACCCGGGTCGGCCTGACCCTGGCCCGCGACGACCGGGGCGCCCGCATCGACGTCAGCGACAACGGCACGGGCATCGCGCCGGACGACCTGCCGCGGCTGTTCGACCGGTTCTGGCGGGCCGAGTCCAGCCGCAGCCGCGACTACGGCGGGTCGGGGCTGGGCCTGGCCATCGTGCAGGCCATCGTCCGCGCCCACGGTGGCCGGGTCGACGTGCGGTCGGCGGTGGGGGAGGGCACGACGGTCACCCTGCGGCTGTGAAAAAGGGCCGCCCGATCCGGGCGGCCCTTTCGCACGAGCGATCAGGCGGCGTACTTCTCCACCAGGCCACCGAGAGCCGGCAGGGCGGCCTCGATGTGCTTCGACGCGCCACCGCGAACGGTGTTGTAGGCCTTGACGACGACGGCCTTCTCCGAGGCGTGGGCCATGTCGTCGGTGACCTTCAGCAGGGCCGGGGTGACCTCGTCCTGGCGCTTGACCAGGTAGTCACCGAACGTGCCGCCACCGGCGACCTGGAAGTCGGCCCAGAACGGCTGCAGCGCCTCGAGCATCGACGGGACCAGGATGTTGAGGGTCTCGACGTAGTAGCCGGGGGCGAACGAGGTGACGGCCTTGTAGGCCAGCTTCACGGCACCGGCCGAGATGCCCGACTTGTTGGCGAGTTCCGACTCGACCAGCGCCTGGGCGTC from the Paractinoplanes abujensis genome contains:
- a CDS encoding sensor histidine kinase gives rise to the protein MSIRARLLAGFLALFAVALSASGVITAWLVHDYVVERSVDKLRDDERRITALVGSGPQTINAEQFATMLGPPLGIMGQDAGGTILFAIGSSVGREYELARLAGRAGPGQILETGDDVAAVRVATPGMRMVYADRPTDDVAQLILVNDPNIDGTATAGFVRGLALVGLVAALVFTALAVLVLRVGLRPLTEMAASADALARGSRGERLPVADHRAETAVLAAAVNRAFDAQDRAEDRARTFAADASHELRTPVATISGWLELYRQGGLGDDVEQVVTRIEDEVGRIRLLVDELGLLARLDAGRPLDRRPLDLAALAAGVVEDARVVHTGLGITLTAPPDGLPALGDAARLQQVLRNLVGNAVRHNPPGTRVGLTLARDDRGARIDVSDNGTGIAPDDLPRLFDRFWRAESSRSRDYGGSGLGLAIVQAIVRAHGGRVDVRSAVGEGTTVTLRL
- a CDS encoding DUF6918 family protein, whose protein sequence is MVSNLLDLSANPATKEAIVKDAQALVESELANKSGISAGAVKLAYKAVTSFAPGYYVETLNILVPSMLEALQPFWADFQVAGGGTFGDYLVKRQDEVTPALLKVTDDMAHASEKAVVVKAYNTVRGGASKHIEAALPALGGLVEKYAA